One region of Clostridiales bacterium genomic DNA includes:
- a CDS encoding septum formation initiator family protein, with product MKFKKASIFTTLVIAVLMVYALISLFVVHRQTRQLQDRAATLQQQVSEMTQANAELQYQIDHSEDDDMIESVAREKLGLVKPGEKIFYDTSD from the coding sequence GTGAAATTCAAAAAGGCAAGCATCTTTACAACGCTGGTCATCGCGGTGCTGATGGTGTACGCGCTCATCAGCCTGTTTGTGGTGCACCGGCAGACCCGGCAGCTTCAGGATCGCGCGGCGACGCTGCAGCAGCAGGTGTCCGAAATGACCCAGGCCAACGCCGAGCTGCAATATCAGATCGACCACAGCGAGGACGACGACATGATCGAGTCGGTCGCGCGCGAAAAGCTCGGTCTGGTCAAGCCCGGTGAAAAGATTTTTTACGACACGAGTGATTGA
- a CDS encoding sporulation protein — MPYEDKKAAPQRRPHAVTLDERSHLTVTGVDEVVRFDDTEVSMRTSRGMLTVHGEGLRVGRLAIDTGELAIDGAFDALDYTEETASGGGFWSRLFGG; from the coding sequence ATGCCATACGAGGACAAGAAGGCCGCGCCGCAGCGCCGGCCGCACGCGGTCACGCTCGACGAGCGCAGCCATCTGACCGTCACGGGCGTGGACGAGGTCGTGCGCTTCGACGACACGGAGGTCTCCATGCGCACGTCGCGCGGGATGCTCACCGTGCACGGGGAGGGGCTGCGCGTCGGCCGCCTTGCGATCGACACGGGGGAGCTGGCCATCGACGGCGCGTTTGACGCGCTCGACTACACGGAGGAGACGGCGTCCGGCGGCGGCTTCTGGTCGCGCCTGTTCGGCGGATGA
- a CDS encoding S1 RNA-binding domain-containing protein translates to MQVEVGAVVEGTVTGITKFGAFVSLPDGRSGLVHISEIANTYVNDVNEFLKLGDQVKVRVLAVTPDGKINLSIKKAEPAPERPNNRPMHGGRPGGSRPNHNGGAPRAARPNNRSAQPAGQVSGPSGDAAFEDRLKQFMQESDSRMAGNRLYSDRTRGRRRGSGRG, encoded by the coding sequence ATGCAGGTGGAAGTCGGAGCAGTTGTGGAGGGTACCGTCACCGGTATCACGAAGTTTGGCGCGTTTGTGAGCCTGCCGGACGGCAGGAGCGGTCTGGTGCACATATCCGAGATCGCCAACACCTACGTCAACGACGTCAACGAGTTTTTGAAGCTGGGTGATCAGGTGAAGGTGCGCGTGCTGGCCGTGACGCCGGATGGGAAGATCAATCTGTCCATCAAGAAGGCAGAGCCCGCGCCCGAGCGTCCGAACAACCGCCCGATGCACGGCGGCCGCCCGGGCGGCAGCCGCCCGAATCATAACGGCGGCGCACCGCGCGCCGCGCGCCCGAACAACCGTTCGGCCCAGCCGGCGGGACAGGTCAGCGGCCCGAGCGGGGACGCTGCGTTTGAAGACCGGCTCAAGCAGTTCATGCAGGAGTCGGACAGCCGCATGGCCGGCAACCGCCTCTACAGCGACCGCACGCGCGGCCGCCGCCGCGGCAGCGGCCGCGGATAA
- the rsmA gene encoding 16S rRNA (adenine(1518)-N(6)/adenine(1519)-N(6))-dimethyltransferase RsmA: protein MNLTNLTDIRALLARHDFRFSKSLGQNFLTAAWVPADIADASGADARTGVLEVGPGIGCLTEQLAQRAGKVVSVELDERLRPVLAETLAGYENVELVFGDVLALDLPQLVAERFAGLRPVVCANLPYNVTSPLLTAFLTAGCFDTVTVMIQREVARRLCARPGTADYGALTVFVQWHAEPELLFDVPPHCFVPAPKVTSTVVRLRVRKSPPVAVQDEKLLFTVVRAAFNQRRKTLVNALSAGVPGCDKARAAAAVAACGLDARVRGETLSLARFAALSDALGSELGNGAG from the coding sequence ATGAATCTGACAAATCTCACGGACATCCGCGCGCTGCTCGCGCGGCACGATTTCCGCTTTTCCAAGTCCCTGGGGCAGAACTTTCTCACCGCCGCGTGGGTGCCGGCCGACATTGCCGACGCCTCCGGCGCGGACGCGCGCACCGGCGTGCTCGAGGTCGGCCCGGGTATCGGCTGCCTGACCGAGCAGCTCGCGCAGCGCGCCGGGAAGGTCGTCTCCGTCGAGCTCGACGAGCGCCTGCGCCCCGTGCTGGCCGAGACGCTTGCGGGGTATGAAAACGTGGAGCTCGTCTTTGGCGACGTGCTCGCGCTCGACCTGCCGCAGCTGGTGGCCGAGCGCTTCGCCGGCCTGCGCCCCGTCGTGTGCGCGAACCTGCCGTATAACGTCACGTCGCCGCTGCTCACGGCGTTTCTCACCGCCGGCTGCTTCGACACCGTCACCGTCATGATCCAGCGTGAGGTCGCGCGCCGCCTGTGCGCCCGGCCCGGCACGGCGGATTACGGCGCGCTGACCGTGTTCGTCCAGTGGCACGCCGAGCCGGAGCTGCTCTTCGACGTGCCGCCGCACTGCTTTGTCCCCGCGCCGAAGGTCACGAGCACCGTCGTGCGCCTGCGCGTGCGCAAGTCCCCGCCCGTTGCGGTGCAGGATGAAAAGCTGCTGTTCACCGTCGTGCGCGCGGCGTTCAATCAGCGCCGCAAGACGCTCGTCAACGCGCTCTCGGCCGGCGTGCCCGGCTGTGACAAGGCGCGCGCCGCCGCGGCTGTCGCCGCCTGCGGGCTCGATGCGCGCGTGCGCGGCGAGACGCTCAGCCTGGCCCGGTTCGCCGCCCTGAGCGACGCGCTCGGCAGCGAGCTCGGCAATGGCGCAGGTTGA
- a CDS encoding GNAT family N-acetyltransferase, whose product MLTYQGAVAAVFTLTFAPEPAYDALTDGRWRSDREHAAVLHRNAVSADWRGTGLSDLLMQEVERLARESGAHAVRVDTHRHNGAQKKLLERHGYRFCGNILCDEPGRDPRRQAFEKLLK is encoded by the coding sequence GTGCTCACGTATCAGGGTGCGGTCGCCGCCGTGTTTACGCTCACCTTCGCGCCCGAGCCTGCTTATGACGCGCTCACGGACGGGCGCTGGCGCTCGGATCGGGAGCACGCCGCCGTGCTGCACCGCAACGCCGTCAGCGCCGATTGGCGCGGTACGGGCCTGTCCGACCTGCTCATGCAGGAGGTCGAGCGGCTCGCGCGTGAAAGCGGCGCGCACGCCGTGCGCGTGGACACGCACCGGCACAACGGCGCGCAGAAAAAGCTCCTCGAGCGCCACGGCTACCGCTTCTGCGGCAACATCCTCTGCGATGAGCCGGGGCGCGATCCGCGCCGTCAGGCGTTTGAAAAGCTGCTGAAGTGA
- a CDS encoding 3-phosphoglycerate dehydrogenase, which translates to MQVYLSEHIAPSAYARLARHFEIVDNFDHPEQLAAMIIRRAVVPRAVIARAPNLKVIAMHGVSRDTIDTAAAAEYGVPVPNVPGLGAPAVAELAVADLLALNRQLKFVNNGLCAGRFDHFGAEEFVCHEMTGRTLGLVGTGNIAHRVADILRAAFDVRVLCWNPRRTAAECAAWGYEQVATLPELFRRSDFVNVSITLCDATRDLINAPVFAAANPDLLLVNTSRGGIVNEHDLYIALTTGQIRAAASDVFVHEPPACDDPLIHLDNFIATFHIGGSTYESLERVSNRAVDYVFEYTGVPEQKEVIGS; encoded by the coding sequence ATGCAGGTCTACTTGAGTGAACACATCGCGCCGTCGGCCTATGCCCGGCTCGCGCGCCATTTTGAGATCGTGGACAATTTCGACCACCCCGAGCAGCTCGCCGCCATGATTATCCGCCGCGCGGTCGTGCCGCGCGCGGTCATCGCGCGCGCGCCGAACCTGAAGGTCATCGCCATGCACGGCGTCAGCCGCGACACGATCGACACCGCTGCTGCCGCCGAGTACGGCGTGCCCGTGCCGAATGTGCCGGGCCTCGGCGCGCCGGCCGTCGCGGAGCTGGCCGTGGCGGATCTGCTGGCGCTTAACCGGCAACTGAAATTTGTCAACAACGGCCTGTGTGCCGGCCGCTTCGACCACTTCGGCGCGGAGGAGTTTGTGTGCCACGAGATGACCGGCCGCACGCTCGGCCTCGTCGGCACGGGCAACATCGCCCACCGCGTGGCGGACATCCTGCGCGCGGCGTTCGACGTGCGCGTCCTGTGCTGGAATCCGCGGCGCACGGCCGCCGAGTGCGCCGCCTGGGGCTATGAGCAGGTGGCGACGCTGCCGGAGCTTTTCCGCCGTTCGGACTTCGTGAACGTGAGCATCACGCTCTGCGATGCCACGCGCGATCTCATCAACGCGCCGGTGTTTGCCGCCGCGAATCCGGACCTGCTGCTCGTCAATACTTCGCGCGGCGGCATCGTCAACGAGCACGATCTCTATATCGCCCTCACCACGGGGCAGATCCGCGCCGCGGCGAGCGACGTGTTCGTGCACGAGCCCCCGGCGTGTGATGACCCGCTCATCCATCTGGATAACTTTATCGCGACCTTCCACATCGGCGGCAGCACGTATGAGTCGCTCGAGCGCGTGAGCAACCGCGCCGTGGACTACGTGTTCGAATATACCGGCGTGCCCGAGCAGAAGGAAGTCATAGGATCCTGA